The Humulus lupulus chromosome 4, drHumLupu1.1, whole genome shotgun sequence genome has a window encoding:
- the LOC133831904 gene encoding cinnamoyl-CoA reductase-like SNL6 translates to MTRDPLLVQTFESNKVIIFHSDLLDYHSIMDALKGCSALFYCFEPPSDHPSNDEFMGEVEVRAAHNVLEACAQTDTIHKVIFTSSITTVIWRDDLTNTTSIFSDFDERNWSDINFCKKLKLWHALSKTLAEKTAWALAMDRGLNMFSINGGLLMASHLTITNPYLKGAAEMYENGVLVTIDLKFVVDAHICVFEDSFAYGRYLCFDRVVNCNQDAVELARMLSPPSSANVTTLEEDTSVYQQRITNKKLNKLMVDYDNSLVQLH, encoded by the exons atgacaa GGGATCCATTGCTGGTGCAGACTTTTGAATCCAATAAAGTCATAATCTTTCATTCTGATCTGTTGGACTATCATAGCATAATGGATGCATTGAAGGGTTGTTCTGCTTTGTTTTACTGTTTTGAGCCTCCTTCTGATCACCCCTCCAATGAT GAATTTATGGGTGAGGTTGAGGTGAGAGCAGCTCACAATGTGCTGGAAGCTTGTGCTCAAACTGACACCATTCACAAAGTCATTTTCACTTCTTCAATTACTACTGTTATTTGGAGAGATGACCTTACTAATACTACTTCCATTTTTTCTGATTTTGATGAACGAAATTGGAGTGATATCAACTTCTGTAAAAAGTTGAAG CTGTGGCACGCCCTATCGAAGACCCTGGCCGAGAAGACGGCATGGGCGCTGGCCATGGACCGAGGATTGAACATGTTCTCCATCAATGGAGGGCTATTGATGGCCTCACACCTTACAATCACCAACCCTTATTTGAAAGGAGCTGCTGAGATGTACGAAAATGGAGTACTGGTGACTATTGATCTCAAGTTTGTGGTGGACGCTCACATCTGTGTTTTTGAAGATAGCTTTGCCTATGGACGCTATCTTTGCTTCGACCGCGTAGTCAACTGCAACCAAGATGCGGTTGAGCTGGCTCGTATGCTATCGCCGCCCTCCTCGGCCAATGTCACCACTTTGGAGGAGGATACGTCAGTATACCAACAGAGAATAACAAACAAGAAACTAAACAAACTCATGGTTGACTATGATAATAGTCTTGTTCAGCTTCACTAA